A genomic stretch from Primulina huaijiensis isolate GDHJ02 chromosome 14, ASM1229523v2, whole genome shotgun sequence includes:
- the LOC140957440 gene encoding probable protein S-acyltransferase 22 isoform X3 produces MMRRHGWQLPYHTLQVVAVAVFLTLGFAFYVLFAPFLGKMLYHYVVMGIYTPLIICVFGLYVWCAAVDPADPGVFRSKKYLKVPPNKNNSKPSTQKLSGEPDPVQDANVSITREETNDNNKSESLPTADGNTVLEKLNLSSHKKLSFLALLPCAFVFNSREQSSVQHMSEDGMFYCSLCEVEVFKYSKHCRVCDKCVDHFDHHCRCLNNCIGKRNYRIFFTLLMSALLLREKFSTDISTKLGSSFSVVPFVIVVAVCTILAMIATLPIAQLFFFHILLIKKGLITYDYIIALREQEQEASEGQHSPQMSTVSSITGFSSTSSFNNFHRAAWCTPPRRFLEDRFDVVPPDTRSVSSLGKKIMVEEPSKKKNPAAVKISPWTLARLNAEDVSKAAAEARKKSKTLRRVMRNGASNAIETDSSFGSSGRIAPRLDSNRKTGGSERIRLPAEMPLQPLSKISSEEAKSSRNLISETSTSLTILQHEARSAFRTGQAMPDLTKIVASSPDSSSDSPYIHPFQGASSASQKERQIISISGDLIMDNQNEIPFSRSTSGGYDASGGEDSDQISTRIIHGSSNWSSLLFGSEQERVATSYIAKP; encoded by the exons ATCATATGCGTCTTTGGCCTGTACGTATGGTGTGCTGCTGTAGACCCTGCGGATCCAGGAGTCTTCAGATCCAAAAAGTATCTCAAGGTTCCCCCAAATAAAAACAACTCCAAACCAAGTACACAGAAACTTAGTGGAGAGCCAGATCCTGTTCAAGATGCCAATGTTTCTATAACCAGAGAGGAAACTAATGATAATAACAAAAGTGAGAGTTTACCTACAGCGGATGGCAATACTGTACTTGAAAAGCTCAACCTCTCCTCTCATAAGAAGCTTTCCTTCTTGGCTTTATTGCCTTGTGCCTTTGTTTTCAATTCACGTGAACAATCTTCTGTTCAGCACATGAGTGAAGATGGGATGTTTTACTGTAGTTTGTGTGAAGTCGAG GTTTTTAAGTACAGCAAGCACTGTAGAGTCTGTGACAAGTGTGTGGACCACTTTGATCATCATTGCAGG TGCCTAAACAATTGCATTGGCAAAAGGAACTACCGAATATTCTTTACTCTCCTGATGTCTGCCCTTCTGTTG AGAGAGAAATTCTCCACAGACATCAGCACCAAGTTAGGAAGCAGTTTCAGTGTGGTTCCTTTCGTTATAGTCGTG GCAGTCTGCACCATATTGGCCATGATTGCTACCCTGCCAATTGCTCAGCTGTTCTTCTTTCACATTCTTTTGATAAAAAAAGGTCTCAT CACTTATGATTACATTATTGCATTAcgagaacaagaacaagaagcTTCTGAAGGCCAGCATAGCCCTCAGATGTCTACTGTTAGTTCTATTACTGGTTTTAGCAGCACAAGCTCCTTCAACAATTTCCATCGAGCAGCATGGTGTACTCCCCCGCGCCGATTTCTAGAAGATCGG TTCGATGTAGTCCCTCCAGACACGAGATCTGTCAGTTCACTAGGAAAAAAGATCATGGTAGAGGAGCCAAGTAAGAAAAAGAATCCTGCGGCAGTAAAGATCAGTCCATGGACTTTAGCCCGTTTGAATGCCGAGGATGTGTCCAAGGCCGCTGCAGAGGCAAGGAAAAAGTCCAAGACTCTACGGCGTGTAATGAGGAACGGAGCGTCTAATGCCATTGAAACAGACAGTAGTTTTGGAAGTAGTGGTCGTATAGCCCCAAGGCTAGATAGTAATAGAAAGACAGGTGGTAGCGAGCGAATCCGCCTGCCTGCAGAGATGCCTCTTCAACCTCTTTCCAAAATTTCAAGTGAAGAAGCTAAAAGCAGTAGAAATCTAATCTCTGAGACATCAACAAGTTTGACAATTCTTCAGCACGAAGCTCGAAGTGCCTTCAGAACGGGACAAGCTATGCCAGACTTGACAAAAATCGTTGCTTCATCCCCCGACAGTAGCTCAGATTCTCCTTATATCCATCCTTTTCAGGGTGCCTCGTCAGCATCCCAAAAGGAAAGGCAAATTATTAGCATATCAGGTGATTTGATAATGGATAATCAGAATGAAATTCCATTCTCAAGATCGACCAGCGGTGGATATGATGCATCAGGTGGAGAAGATAGCGACCAAATATCGACGAGAATTATACATGGGTCAAGTAACTGGAGTAGTCTCCTATTTGGCTCTGAACAAGAAAGGGTTGCCACATCTTACATTGCTAAACCATAA
- the LOC140957440 gene encoding probable protein S-acyltransferase 22 isoform X5, with translation MMRRHGWQLPYHTLQVVAVAVFLTLGFAFYVLFAPFLGKMLYHYVVMGIYTPLIICVFGLYVWCAAVDPADPGVFRSKKYLKVPPNKNNSKPSTQKLSGEPDPVQDANVSITREETNDNNKSESLPTADGNTVLEKLNLSSHKKLSFLALLPCAFVFNSREQSSVQHMSEDGMFYCSLCEVEVFKYSKHCRVCDKCVDHFDHHCRCLNNCIGKRNYRIFFTLLMSALLLREKFSTDISTKLGSSFSVVPFVIVVGISTYDYIIALREQEQEASEGQHSPQMSTVSSITGFSSTSSFNNFHRAAWCTPPRRFLEDRFDVVPPDTRSVSSLGKKIMVEEPSKKKNPAAVKISPWTLARLNAEDVSKAAAEARKKSKTLRRVMRNGASNAIETDSSFGSSGRIAPRLDSNRKTGGSERIRLPAEMPLQPLSKISSEEAKSSRNLISETSTSLTILQHEARSAFRTGQAMPDLTKIVASSPDSSSDSPYIHPFQGASSASQKERQIISISGDLIMDNQNEIPFSRSTSGGYDASGGEDSDQISTRIIHGSSNWSSLLFGSEQERVATSYIAKP, from the exons ATCATATGCGTCTTTGGCCTGTACGTATGGTGTGCTGCTGTAGACCCTGCGGATCCAGGAGTCTTCAGATCCAAAAAGTATCTCAAGGTTCCCCCAAATAAAAACAACTCCAAACCAAGTACACAGAAACTTAGTGGAGAGCCAGATCCTGTTCAAGATGCCAATGTTTCTATAACCAGAGAGGAAACTAATGATAATAACAAAAGTGAGAGTTTACCTACAGCGGATGGCAATACTGTACTTGAAAAGCTCAACCTCTCCTCTCATAAGAAGCTTTCCTTCTTGGCTTTATTGCCTTGTGCCTTTGTTTTCAATTCACGTGAACAATCTTCTGTTCAGCACATGAGTGAAGATGGGATGTTTTACTGTAGTTTGTGTGAAGTCGAG GTTTTTAAGTACAGCAAGCACTGTAGAGTCTGTGACAAGTGTGTGGACCACTTTGATCATCATTGCAGG TGCCTAAACAATTGCATTGGCAAAAGGAACTACCGAATATTCTTTACTCTCCTGATGTCTGCCCTTCTGTTG AGAGAGAAATTCTCCACAGACATCAGCACCAAGTTAGGAAGCAGTTTCAGTGTGGTTCCTTTCGTTATAGTCGTG GGAATTAGCACTTATGATTACATTATTGCATTAcgagaacaagaacaagaagcTTCTGAAGGCCAGCATAGCCCTCAGATGTCTACTGTTAGTTCTATTACTGGTTTTAGCAGCACAAGCTCCTTCAACAATTTCCATCGAGCAGCATGGTGTACTCCCCCGCGCCGATTTCTAGAAGATCGG TTCGATGTAGTCCCTCCAGACACGAGATCTGTCAGTTCACTAGGAAAAAAGATCATGGTAGAGGAGCCAAGTAAGAAAAAGAATCCTGCGGCAGTAAAGATCAGTCCATGGACTTTAGCCCGTTTGAATGCCGAGGATGTGTCCAAGGCCGCTGCAGAGGCAAGGAAAAAGTCCAAGACTCTACGGCGTGTAATGAGGAACGGAGCGTCTAATGCCATTGAAACAGACAGTAGTTTTGGAAGTAGTGGTCGTATAGCCCCAAGGCTAGATAGTAATAGAAAGACAGGTGGTAGCGAGCGAATCCGCCTGCCTGCAGAGATGCCTCTTCAACCTCTTTCCAAAATTTCAAGTGAAGAAGCTAAAAGCAGTAGAAATCTAATCTCTGAGACATCAACAAGTTTGACAATTCTTCAGCACGAAGCTCGAAGTGCCTTCAGAACGGGACAAGCTATGCCAGACTTGACAAAAATCGTTGCTTCATCCCCCGACAGTAGCTCAGATTCTCCTTATATCCATCCTTTTCAGGGTGCCTCGTCAGCATCCCAAAAGGAAAGGCAAATTATTAGCATATCAGGTGATTTGATAATGGATAATCAGAATGAAATTCCATTCTCAAGATCGACCAGCGGTGGATATGATGCATCAGGTGGAGAAGATAGCGACCAAATATCGACGAGAATTATACATGGGTCAAGTAACTGGAGTAGTCTCCTATTTGGCTCTGAACAAGAAAGGGTTGCCACATCTTACATTGCTAAACCATAA
- the LOC140957440 gene encoding probable protein S-acyltransferase 22 isoform X6, translating to MMRRHGWQLPYHTLQVVAVAVFLTLGFAFYVLFAPFLGKMLYHYVVMGIYTPLIICVFGLYVWCAAVDPADPGVFRSKKYLKVPPNKNNSKPSTQKLSGEPDPVQDANVSITREETNDNNKSESLPTADGNTVLEKLNLSSHKKLSFLALLPCAFVFNSREQSSVQHMSEDGMFYCSLCEVEVFKYSKHCRVCDKCVDHFDHHCRCLNNCIGKRNYRIFFTLLMSALLLGISTYDYIIALREQEQEASEGQHSPQMSTVSSITGFSSTSSFNNFHRAAWCTPPRRFLEDRFDVVPPDTRSVSSLGKKIMVEEPSKKKNPAAVKISPWTLARLNAEDVSKAAAEARKKSKTLRRVMRNGASNAIETDSSFGSSGRIAPRLDSNRKTGGSERIRLPAEMPLQPLSKISSEEAKSSRNLISETSTSLTILQHEARSAFRTGQAMPDLTKIVASSPDSSSDSPYIHPFQGASSASQKERQIISISGDLIMDNQNEIPFSRSTSGGYDASGGEDSDQISTRIIHGSSNWSSLLFGSEQERVATSYIAKP from the exons ATCATATGCGTCTTTGGCCTGTACGTATGGTGTGCTGCTGTAGACCCTGCGGATCCAGGAGTCTTCAGATCCAAAAAGTATCTCAAGGTTCCCCCAAATAAAAACAACTCCAAACCAAGTACACAGAAACTTAGTGGAGAGCCAGATCCTGTTCAAGATGCCAATGTTTCTATAACCAGAGAGGAAACTAATGATAATAACAAAAGTGAGAGTTTACCTACAGCGGATGGCAATACTGTACTTGAAAAGCTCAACCTCTCCTCTCATAAGAAGCTTTCCTTCTTGGCTTTATTGCCTTGTGCCTTTGTTTTCAATTCACGTGAACAATCTTCTGTTCAGCACATGAGTGAAGATGGGATGTTTTACTGTAGTTTGTGTGAAGTCGAG GTTTTTAAGTACAGCAAGCACTGTAGAGTCTGTGACAAGTGTGTGGACCACTTTGATCATCATTGCAGG TGCCTAAACAATTGCATTGGCAAAAGGAACTACCGAATATTCTTTACTCTCCTGATGTCTGCCCTTCTGTTG GGAATTAGCACTTATGATTACATTATTGCATTAcgagaacaagaacaagaagcTTCTGAAGGCCAGCATAGCCCTCAGATGTCTACTGTTAGTTCTATTACTGGTTTTAGCAGCACAAGCTCCTTCAACAATTTCCATCGAGCAGCATGGTGTACTCCCCCGCGCCGATTTCTAGAAGATCGG TTCGATGTAGTCCCTCCAGACACGAGATCTGTCAGTTCACTAGGAAAAAAGATCATGGTAGAGGAGCCAAGTAAGAAAAAGAATCCTGCGGCAGTAAAGATCAGTCCATGGACTTTAGCCCGTTTGAATGCCGAGGATGTGTCCAAGGCCGCTGCAGAGGCAAGGAAAAAGTCCAAGACTCTACGGCGTGTAATGAGGAACGGAGCGTCTAATGCCATTGAAACAGACAGTAGTTTTGGAAGTAGTGGTCGTATAGCCCCAAGGCTAGATAGTAATAGAAAGACAGGTGGTAGCGAGCGAATCCGCCTGCCTGCAGAGATGCCTCTTCAACCTCTTTCCAAAATTTCAAGTGAAGAAGCTAAAAGCAGTAGAAATCTAATCTCTGAGACATCAACAAGTTTGACAATTCTTCAGCACGAAGCTCGAAGTGCCTTCAGAACGGGACAAGCTATGCCAGACTTGACAAAAATCGTTGCTTCATCCCCCGACAGTAGCTCAGATTCTCCTTATATCCATCCTTTTCAGGGTGCCTCGTCAGCATCCCAAAAGGAAAGGCAAATTATTAGCATATCAGGTGATTTGATAATGGATAATCAGAATGAAATTCCATTCTCAAGATCGACCAGCGGTGGATATGATGCATCAGGTGGAGAAGATAGCGACCAAATATCGACGAGAATTATACATGGGTCAAGTAACTGGAGTAGTCTCCTATTTGGCTCTGAACAAGAAAGGGTTGCCACATCTTACATTGCTAAACCATAA
- the LOC140957440 gene encoding probable protein S-acyltransferase 22 isoform X1 translates to MMRRHGWQLPYHTLQVVAVAVFLTLGFAFYVLFAPFLGKMLYHYVVMGIYTPLIICVFGLYVWCAAVDPADPGVFRSKKYLKVPPNKNNSKPSTQKLSGEPDPVQDANVSITREETNDNNKSESLPTADGNTVLEKLNLSSHKKLSFLALLPCAFVFNSREQSSVQHMSEDGMFYCSLCEVEVFKYSKHCRVCDKCVDHFDHHCRCLNNCIGKRNYRIFFTLLMSALLLFILQWSTGILVLICCFLEREKFSTDISTKLGSSFSVVPFVIVVAVCTILAMIATLPIAQLFFFHILLIKKGLITYDYIIALREQEQEASEGQHSPQMSTVSSITGFSSTSSFNNFHRAAWCTPPRRFLEDRFDVVPPDTRSVSSLGKKIMVEEPSKKKNPAAVKISPWTLARLNAEDVSKAAAEARKKSKTLRRVMRNGASNAIETDSSFGSSGRIAPRLDSNRKTGGSERIRLPAEMPLQPLSKISSEEAKSSRNLISETSTSLTILQHEARSAFRTGQAMPDLTKIVASSPDSSSDSPYIHPFQGASSASQKERQIISISGDLIMDNQNEIPFSRSTSGGYDASGGEDSDQISTRIIHGSSNWSSLLFGSEQERVATSYIAKP, encoded by the exons ATCATATGCGTCTTTGGCCTGTACGTATGGTGTGCTGCTGTAGACCCTGCGGATCCAGGAGTCTTCAGATCCAAAAAGTATCTCAAGGTTCCCCCAAATAAAAACAACTCCAAACCAAGTACACAGAAACTTAGTGGAGAGCCAGATCCTGTTCAAGATGCCAATGTTTCTATAACCAGAGAGGAAACTAATGATAATAACAAAAGTGAGAGTTTACCTACAGCGGATGGCAATACTGTACTTGAAAAGCTCAACCTCTCCTCTCATAAGAAGCTTTCCTTCTTGGCTTTATTGCCTTGTGCCTTTGTTTTCAATTCACGTGAACAATCTTCTGTTCAGCACATGAGTGAAGATGGGATGTTTTACTGTAGTTTGTGTGAAGTCGAG GTTTTTAAGTACAGCAAGCACTGTAGAGTCTGTGACAAGTGTGTGGACCACTTTGATCATCATTGCAGG TGCCTAAACAATTGCATTGGCAAAAGGAACTACCGAATATTCTTTACTCTCCTGATGTCTGCCCTTCTGTTG TTTATACTTCAGTGGTCTACTGGAATCCTCGTATTGATATGTTGTTTTCTTGAGAGAGAGAAATTCTCCACAGACATCAGCACCAAGTTAGGAAGCAGTTTCAGTGTGGTTCCTTTCGTTATAGTCGTG GCAGTCTGCACCATATTGGCCATGATTGCTACCCTGCCAATTGCTCAGCTGTTCTTCTTTCACATTCTTTTGATAAAAAAAGGTCTCAT CACTTATGATTACATTATTGCATTAcgagaacaagaacaagaagcTTCTGAAGGCCAGCATAGCCCTCAGATGTCTACTGTTAGTTCTATTACTGGTTTTAGCAGCACAAGCTCCTTCAACAATTTCCATCGAGCAGCATGGTGTACTCCCCCGCGCCGATTTCTAGAAGATCGG TTCGATGTAGTCCCTCCAGACACGAGATCTGTCAGTTCACTAGGAAAAAAGATCATGGTAGAGGAGCCAAGTAAGAAAAAGAATCCTGCGGCAGTAAAGATCAGTCCATGGACTTTAGCCCGTTTGAATGCCGAGGATGTGTCCAAGGCCGCTGCAGAGGCAAGGAAAAAGTCCAAGACTCTACGGCGTGTAATGAGGAACGGAGCGTCTAATGCCATTGAAACAGACAGTAGTTTTGGAAGTAGTGGTCGTATAGCCCCAAGGCTAGATAGTAATAGAAAGACAGGTGGTAGCGAGCGAATCCGCCTGCCTGCAGAGATGCCTCTTCAACCTCTTTCCAAAATTTCAAGTGAAGAAGCTAAAAGCAGTAGAAATCTAATCTCTGAGACATCAACAAGTTTGACAATTCTTCAGCACGAAGCTCGAAGTGCCTTCAGAACGGGACAAGCTATGCCAGACTTGACAAAAATCGTTGCTTCATCCCCCGACAGTAGCTCAGATTCTCCTTATATCCATCCTTTTCAGGGTGCCTCGTCAGCATCCCAAAAGGAAAGGCAAATTATTAGCATATCAGGTGATTTGATAATGGATAATCAGAATGAAATTCCATTCTCAAGATCGACCAGCGGTGGATATGATGCATCAGGTGGAGAAGATAGCGACCAAATATCGACGAGAATTATACATGGGTCAAGTAACTGGAGTAGTCTCCTATTTGGCTCTGAACAAGAAAGGGTTGCCACATCTTACATTGCTAAACCATAA
- the LOC140957440 gene encoding probable protein S-acyltransferase 22 isoform X2, which translates to MMRRHGWQLPYHTLQVVAVAVFLTLGFAFYVLFAPFLGKMLYHYVVMGIYTPLIICVFGLYVWCAAVDPADPGVFRSKKYLKVPPNKNNSKPSTQKLSGEPDPVQDANVSITREETNDNNKSESLPTADGNTVLEKLNLSSHKKLSFLALLPCAFVFNSREQSSVQHMSEDGMFYCSLCEVEVFKYSKHCRVCDKCVDHFDHHCRCLNNCIGKRNYRIFFTLLMSALLLFILQWSTGILVLICCFLEREKFSTDISTKLGSSFSVVPFVIVVAVCTILAMIATLPIAQLFFFHILLIKKGLITYDYIIALREQEQEASEGQHSPQMSTVSSITGFSSTSSFNNFHRAAWCTPPRRFLEDRFDVVPPDTRSVSSLGKKIMVEEPSKKKNPAAVKISPWTLARLNAEDVSKAAAEARKKSKTLRRVMRNGASNAIETDSSFGSSGRIAPRLDSNRKTGGSERIRLPAEMPLQPLSKISSEEAKSSRNLISETSTSLTILQHEARSAFRTGQAMPDLTKIVASSPDSSSDSPYIHPFQGASSASQKERQIISISGDLIMDNQNEIPFSRSTSGGYDASGGEDSDQISTRIIHGSKRVATSYIAKP; encoded by the exons ATCATATGCGTCTTTGGCCTGTACGTATGGTGTGCTGCTGTAGACCCTGCGGATCCAGGAGTCTTCAGATCCAAAAAGTATCTCAAGGTTCCCCCAAATAAAAACAACTCCAAACCAAGTACACAGAAACTTAGTGGAGAGCCAGATCCTGTTCAAGATGCCAATGTTTCTATAACCAGAGAGGAAACTAATGATAATAACAAAAGTGAGAGTTTACCTACAGCGGATGGCAATACTGTACTTGAAAAGCTCAACCTCTCCTCTCATAAGAAGCTTTCCTTCTTGGCTTTATTGCCTTGTGCCTTTGTTTTCAATTCACGTGAACAATCTTCTGTTCAGCACATGAGTGAAGATGGGATGTTTTACTGTAGTTTGTGTGAAGTCGAG GTTTTTAAGTACAGCAAGCACTGTAGAGTCTGTGACAAGTGTGTGGACCACTTTGATCATCATTGCAGG TGCCTAAACAATTGCATTGGCAAAAGGAACTACCGAATATTCTTTACTCTCCTGATGTCTGCCCTTCTGTTG TTTATACTTCAGTGGTCTACTGGAATCCTCGTATTGATATGTTGTTTTCTTGAGAGAGAGAAATTCTCCACAGACATCAGCACCAAGTTAGGAAGCAGTTTCAGTGTGGTTCCTTTCGTTATAGTCGTG GCAGTCTGCACCATATTGGCCATGATTGCTACCCTGCCAATTGCTCAGCTGTTCTTCTTTCACATTCTTTTGATAAAAAAAGGTCTCAT CACTTATGATTACATTATTGCATTAcgagaacaagaacaagaagcTTCTGAAGGCCAGCATAGCCCTCAGATGTCTACTGTTAGTTCTATTACTGGTTTTAGCAGCACAAGCTCCTTCAACAATTTCCATCGAGCAGCATGGTGTACTCCCCCGCGCCGATTTCTAGAAGATCGG TTCGATGTAGTCCCTCCAGACACGAGATCTGTCAGTTCACTAGGAAAAAAGATCATGGTAGAGGAGCCAAGTAAGAAAAAGAATCCTGCGGCAGTAAAGATCAGTCCATGGACTTTAGCCCGTTTGAATGCCGAGGATGTGTCCAAGGCCGCTGCAGAGGCAAGGAAAAAGTCCAAGACTCTACGGCGTGTAATGAGGAACGGAGCGTCTAATGCCATTGAAACAGACAGTAGTTTTGGAAGTAGTGGTCGTATAGCCCCAAGGCTAGATAGTAATAGAAAGACAGGTGGTAGCGAGCGAATCCGCCTGCCTGCAGAGATGCCTCTTCAACCTCTTTCCAAAATTTCAAGTGAAGAAGCTAAAAGCAGTAGAAATCTAATCTCTGAGACATCAACAAGTTTGACAATTCTTCAGCACGAAGCTCGAAGTGCCTTCAGAACGGGACAAGCTATGCCAGACTTGACAAAAATCGTTGCTTCATCCCCCGACAGTAGCTCAGATTCTCCTTATATCCATCCTTTTCAGGGTGCCTCGTCAGCATCCCAAAAGGAAAGGCAAATTATTAGCATATCAGGTGATTTGATAATGGATAATCAGAATGAAATTCCATTCTCAAGATCGACCAGCGGTGGATATGATGCATCAGGTGGAGAAGATAGCGACCAAATATCGACGAGAATTATACATGGGTCAA AAAGGGTTGCCACATCTTACATTGCTAAACCATAA
- the LOC140957440 gene encoding probable protein S-acyltransferase 22 isoform X4 has product MMRRHGWQLPYHTLQVVAVAVFLTLGFAFYVLFAPFLGKMLYHYVVMGIYTPLIICVFGLYVWCAAVDPADPGVFRSKKYLKVPPNKNNSKPSTQKLSGEPDPVQDANVSITREETNDNNKSESLPTADGNTVLEKLNLSSHKKLSFLALLPCAFVFNSREQSSVQHMSEDGMFYCSLCEVEVFKYSKHCRVCDKCVDHFDHHCRCLNNCIGKRNYRIFFTLLMSALLLFILQWSTGILVLICCFLEREKFSTDISTKLGSSFSVVPFVIVVGISTYDYIIALREQEQEASEGQHSPQMSTVSSITGFSSTSSFNNFHRAAWCTPPRRFLEDRFDVVPPDTRSVSSLGKKIMVEEPSKKKNPAAVKISPWTLARLNAEDVSKAAAEARKKSKTLRRVMRNGASNAIETDSSFGSSGRIAPRLDSNRKTGGSERIRLPAEMPLQPLSKISSEEAKSSRNLISETSTSLTILQHEARSAFRTGQAMPDLTKIVASSPDSSSDSPYIHPFQGASSASQKERQIISISGDLIMDNQNEIPFSRSTSGGYDASGGEDSDQISTRIIHGSSNWSSLLFGSEQERVATSYIAKP; this is encoded by the exons ATCATATGCGTCTTTGGCCTGTACGTATGGTGTGCTGCTGTAGACCCTGCGGATCCAGGAGTCTTCAGATCCAAAAAGTATCTCAAGGTTCCCCCAAATAAAAACAACTCCAAACCAAGTACACAGAAACTTAGTGGAGAGCCAGATCCTGTTCAAGATGCCAATGTTTCTATAACCAGAGAGGAAACTAATGATAATAACAAAAGTGAGAGTTTACCTACAGCGGATGGCAATACTGTACTTGAAAAGCTCAACCTCTCCTCTCATAAGAAGCTTTCCTTCTTGGCTTTATTGCCTTGTGCCTTTGTTTTCAATTCACGTGAACAATCTTCTGTTCAGCACATGAGTGAAGATGGGATGTTTTACTGTAGTTTGTGTGAAGTCGAG GTTTTTAAGTACAGCAAGCACTGTAGAGTCTGTGACAAGTGTGTGGACCACTTTGATCATCATTGCAGG TGCCTAAACAATTGCATTGGCAAAAGGAACTACCGAATATTCTTTACTCTCCTGATGTCTGCCCTTCTGTTG TTTATACTTCAGTGGTCTACTGGAATCCTCGTATTGATATGTTGTTTTCTTGAGAGAGAGAAATTCTCCACAGACATCAGCACCAAGTTAGGAAGCAGTTTCAGTGTGGTTCCTTTCGTTATAGTCGTG GGAATTAGCACTTATGATTACATTATTGCATTAcgagaacaagaacaagaagcTTCTGAAGGCCAGCATAGCCCTCAGATGTCTACTGTTAGTTCTATTACTGGTTTTAGCAGCACAAGCTCCTTCAACAATTTCCATCGAGCAGCATGGTGTACTCCCCCGCGCCGATTTCTAGAAGATCGG TTCGATGTAGTCCCTCCAGACACGAGATCTGTCAGTTCACTAGGAAAAAAGATCATGGTAGAGGAGCCAAGTAAGAAAAAGAATCCTGCGGCAGTAAAGATCAGTCCATGGACTTTAGCCCGTTTGAATGCCGAGGATGTGTCCAAGGCCGCTGCAGAGGCAAGGAAAAAGTCCAAGACTCTACGGCGTGTAATGAGGAACGGAGCGTCTAATGCCATTGAAACAGACAGTAGTTTTGGAAGTAGTGGTCGTATAGCCCCAAGGCTAGATAGTAATAGAAAGACAGGTGGTAGCGAGCGAATCCGCCTGCCTGCAGAGATGCCTCTTCAACCTCTTTCCAAAATTTCAAGTGAAGAAGCTAAAAGCAGTAGAAATCTAATCTCTGAGACATCAACAAGTTTGACAATTCTTCAGCACGAAGCTCGAAGTGCCTTCAGAACGGGACAAGCTATGCCAGACTTGACAAAAATCGTTGCTTCATCCCCCGACAGTAGCTCAGATTCTCCTTATATCCATCCTTTTCAGGGTGCCTCGTCAGCATCCCAAAAGGAAAGGCAAATTATTAGCATATCAGGTGATTTGATAATGGATAATCAGAATGAAATTCCATTCTCAAGATCGACCAGCGGTGGATATGATGCATCAGGTGGAGAAGATAGCGACCAAATATCGACGAGAATTATACATGGGTCAAGTAACTGGAGTAGTCTCCTATTTGGCTCTGAACAAGAAAGGGTTGCCACATCTTACATTGCTAAACCATAA